The following are encoded together in the Gasterosteus aculeatus chromosome 7, fGasAcu3.hap1.1, whole genome shotgun sequence genome:
- the nicol1 gene encoding NELL2-interacting cell ontogeny regulator 1 codes for MASGGHLRAAALLLAVQLLRLAAADPDQDGGTVIPAESRPCVDCHAFEFMQRALQDLKKTAFNLDARTETLVLRAERRALCDCMPTNSLR; via the exons ATGGCGTCCGGCGGACATCTGCGGGCAGCCGCGCTGCTCCTGGCGGTGCAGCTGCTCCGCCTCGCGGCGGCTGATCCGGATCAGGACGGCGGGACCGTCATCCCCGCAGAAA GTCGCCCGTGCGTGGACTGCCACGCTTTTGAGTTCATGCAAAGGGCGCTGCAGGATCTAAAGAAGACCGCGTTCAACCTTGATGCCAGA acGGAGACGCTGGTGCTGAGGGCCGAGAGGAGGGCTCTGTGCGACTGCATGCCCACCAACTCGCTGCGCTGA